The Patulibacter sp. SYSU D01012 genome window below encodes:
- a CDS encoding MlaD family protein, which yields MTRRRRRGAVVSPAVIGAATVLVALVGVVLAYNANRGLPFIKTYDIQARVADAKKLTTGVDVRIGGKRVGQVADIEAEKGRDGAFTSRLALKLDRSVGALPVDTTLRIRPESIIGSKFVELVPGESKRTLKAGATIPEDRTSASVDLDEVTGLFDEGLRRSFQSVVEQSSYGVAGRAAQLNDALVVLPEVLDSSQRFLQTVSDPATDLGGLIQGLDAAEQAVLPALPDVGGLLRGARRTLDAVAAESPSLAATIRDLPGTEDETRRAAREVTPVLRDVAALAKELRPGVRQLPATVDALHDVAVRGIPVLRDTPSLAGELTATLRTLDGALQRGTTKDSLTMLVPIAENLLPTLRTVVPQQTKCNYAGLFARNASSAGSAGDENGNWLRIGLVLNLAQTLRTPDADPNLHYQVYPDNDPGGCAVGNEPYARGKVIGAVPGYVSGPNQQTSAPPGTPKGPR from the coding sequence ATGACGCGTCGCCGCCGCCGCGGAGCCGTCGTCAGCCCCGCCGTCATCGGGGCGGCGACGGTGCTCGTCGCCCTCGTCGGCGTCGTGCTGGCCTACAACGCCAACCGCGGGCTGCCGTTCATCAAGACGTACGACATCCAGGCCCGGGTGGCGGACGCGAAGAAGCTGACGACCGGCGTCGACGTGCGCATCGGCGGCAAGCGCGTGGGGCAGGTCGCCGACATCGAGGCCGAGAAGGGGCGCGACGGCGCGTTCACCTCGCGCCTGGCGCTCAAGCTCGACCGCTCCGTCGGCGCCCTGCCGGTGGACACCACGCTGCGGATCCGGCCCGAGAGCATCATCGGCTCGAAGTTCGTCGAGCTCGTCCCGGGGGAGTCGAAGCGCACGCTGAAGGCGGGGGCCACGATCCCCGAGGACCGCACGAGCGCGTCCGTCGACCTCGACGAGGTGACCGGCCTCTTCGACGAGGGCCTGCGTCGCTCGTTCCAGTCCGTCGTCGAGCAGTCCTCCTACGGCGTCGCGGGCCGGGCGGCCCAGCTCAACGACGCCCTCGTGGTCCTTCCGGAGGTGCTCGACAGCTCGCAGCGCTTCCTCCAGACCGTCTCCGACCCCGCGACCGACCTCGGCGGCCTGATCCAGGGGCTCGACGCCGCCGAGCAGGCGGTCCTGCCGGCGCTCCCGGACGTCGGCGGCCTGCTCCGTGGCGCGCGCCGGACGCTCGATGCCGTGGCGGCCGAGTCCCCGTCGCTGGCCGCCACGATCCGCGACCTGCCCGGCACCGAGGACGAGACCCGCCGCGCCGCGCGCGAGGTCACCCCGGTCCTCCGCGACGTCGCGGCGCTCGCCAAGGAGCTGCGCCCGGGCGTCCGGCAGCTGCCCGCCACCGTGGATGCGCTGCACGACGTCGCCGTCCGCGGCATCCCGGTGCTGCGCGACACGCCGTCGCTGGCCGGGGAGCTGACCGCGACCCTGCGCACGCTCGACGGCGCGCTGCAGCGGGGGACGACGAAGGACAGCCTGACGATGCTCGTGCCGATCGCCGAGAACCTCCTGCCGACGCTGCGGACCGTCGTCCCCCAGCAGACGAAGTGCAACTACGCCGGGCTGTTCGCGCGCAACGCCTCGAGCGCCGGCTCGGCGGGCGACGAGAACGGCAACTGGCTGCGCATCGGCCTGGTGCTGAACCTGGCGCAGACGCTGCGCACGCCCGACGCCGACCCGAACCTGCACTACCAGGTGTACCCGGACAACGATCCCGGTGGGTGCGCCGTCGGCAACGAGCCGTACGCGCGCGGCAAGGTCATCGGGGCCGTCCCCGGCTACGTCTCGGGCCCGAACCAGCAGACGTCCGCACCCCCCGGCACGCCGAAGGGGCCGCGATGA
- a CDS encoding MlaD family protein gives MNKNRPGLLQILVMLGFALSCFGLLLFLWSSFGGSVPLRGKPYEVTAKFVRGPELASYADVRVSGITVGKVTRIRKTGDGATVRMKIDPEYAPLPKDTRATLRTKTLLGETFVDLSFGSRRKAKQTGSFIADGGRIAAGNVQPATQLDEILDAFDAPTRRDLRKVIVSLDQATDGRGKDINTTLANVGPTSESADALFDLLNRQSAEIRSGTQDLGTTFAAIGRREGAIKGITQSGRQLVTTTAEITPRLRETLRLLPSFLDETRRTMRSARVTAGIAKPAIDDLRPVTPLIRPALQQLGVLAPELRQALVELGPVIGQARDGLPAVRRVLDAVGPVSDRLVPVSEDLLPIAEFLKLYRREVMVTFANAAAATQATAPDSRGVQRSYLRISAPINGETIAGQRTRNPANRFSPYPNAGELELAGTGRNPSFSCDHLKNPSGLLTGLLDLSGLGKPDCVPQQPQDVAGSKTVYPRLQPVTPQQVRERGLAK, from the coding sequence GTGAACAAGAACCGTCCGGGACTGCTGCAGATCCTGGTGATGCTCGGCTTCGCGCTGTCGTGCTTCGGCCTGCTGCTCTTCCTGTGGTCCAGCTTCGGCGGGTCGGTCCCGCTGCGCGGCAAGCCGTACGAGGTCACGGCGAAGTTCGTCCGCGGTCCCGAGCTGGCCAGCTACGCCGACGTGCGCGTCAGCGGGATCACCGTCGGCAAGGTCACGCGCATCCGCAAGACGGGCGACGGCGCGACGGTCCGGATGAAGATCGATCCGGAGTACGCGCCGCTGCCGAAGGACACGCGGGCGACGCTGCGGACGAAGACGCTCCTCGGCGAGACGTTCGTCGACCTGTCCTTCGGCTCGCGCCGGAAGGCGAAGCAGACGGGCAGCTTCATCGCCGACGGCGGCCGCATCGCGGCGGGCAACGTCCAGCCCGCGACGCAGCTCGACGAGATCCTCGACGCGTTCGACGCCCCGACCCGTCGCGACCTGCGCAAGGTCATCGTGTCGCTCGACCAGGCGACCGACGGCCGCGGCAAGGACATCAACACGACGCTCGCGAACGTCGGGCCGACGAGCGAGAGCGCCGACGCCCTGTTCGACCTGCTCAACCGCCAGTCGGCCGAGATCCGCTCCGGCACGCAGGACCTGGGCACGACGTTCGCGGCGATCGGTCGCCGCGAGGGCGCCATCAAGGGCATCACCCAGAGCGGGCGCCAGCTCGTCACCACGACCGCCGAGATCACGCCGCGCCTGCGCGAGACGCTGCGCCTGCTGCCGTCGTTCCTCGACGAGACGCGCCGCACGATGCGCAGCGCCCGCGTGACGGCCGGCATCGCGAAGCCCGCCATCGACGACCTGCGGCCCGTCACCCCGCTCATCCGGCCCGCGCTCCAGCAGCTCGGCGTGCTCGCGCCCGAGCTGCGGCAGGCGCTCGTCGAGCTGGGCCCCGTCATCGGCCAGGCCCGCGACGGCCTGCCGGCGGTGCGCCGCGTGCTCGACGCCGTCGGCCCCGTGTCCGACCGCCTCGTCCCGGTGTCCGAGGACCTGCTGCCGATCGCCGAGTTCCTCAAGCTCTACCGCCGCGAGGTGATGGTGACGTTCGCCAACGCCGCCGCGGCGACGCAGGCGACCGCCCCCGACTCGCGCGGCGTGCAGCGCTCCTACCTGCGCATCAGCGCGCCGATCAACGGCGAGACGATCGCGGGCCAGCGCACGCGCAACCCGGCCAACCGCTTCAGCCCGTACCCGAACGCCGGCGAGCTCGAGCTGGCCGGCACGGGCCGCAACCCGTCGTTCTCGTGCGACCACCTGAAGAACCCGTCCGGGCTGCTGACCGGCCTGCTCGACCTGTCCGGCCTGGGGAAGCCGGACTGCGTGCCGCAGCAGCCGCAGGACGTCGCGGGGTCCAAGACGGTCTATCCCCGCCTGCAGCCGGTCACGCCGCAGCAGGTGCGCGAGCGCGGCCTCGCGAAGTAG
- a CDS encoding GNAT family N-acetyltransferase, which translates to MTAQDGTQADDRTVELRHTAELDGATRRALRALLADAFDGDFSDEDWEHAVGGVHVLVRVDGRIVGHAAVVQRRLLHGGRALRAGYVEGVAVAADQRGRGIGAALMGRAEDVVRAAYDLGALSAAPTAKAFYAARGWRPWRGTTGVLGRHGVTPTPEDDDGLHVLAVAELLDLQGELACDPRPGDAW; encoded by the coding sequence ATGACGGCGCAGGACGGGACGCAGGCGGACGACCGGACGGTCGAGCTGCGGCACACGGCGGAGCTCGACGGCGCCACGCGTCGGGCCCTCCGCGCGCTCCTGGCGGACGCGTTCGACGGCGACTTCTCGGACGAGGACTGGGAGCACGCCGTGGGCGGCGTCCACGTGCTCGTCCGCGTCGACGGCCGCATCGTCGGCCACGCGGCCGTCGTGCAGCGCCGGCTGCTCCACGGCGGCCGCGCGCTGCGCGCCGGCTACGTCGAGGGCGTGGCGGTGGCGGCGGACCAGCGCGGACGCGGGATCGGCGCCGCGCTCATGGGGCGCGCCGAGGACGTGGTGCGCGCGGCCTACGACCTGGGGGCGCTGAGCGCGGCGCCGACGGCGAAGGCGTTCTACGCGGCCCGGGGGTGGCGCCCCTGGCGCGGCACCACCGGGGTGCTGGGGCGGCACGGCGTCACGCCGACGCCCGAGGACGACGACGGCCTGCACGTGCTGGCGGTCGCCGAGCTGCTCGACCTGCAGGGCGAGCTGGCGTGCGACCCGCGCCCCGGCGACGCCTGGTGA
- a CDS encoding MlaD family protein: MRKLVTRIALLAAAVAVVAAAVVLYVRRADPYTVTAYFQDAGQVVKGNQVRIAGATIGTVSAVRLADDGQAAIELKIQDGDFDPLHEGTRAVLRNSALASVAGRIIVLEPGPNDAPKIRSGGTIAATDTRSATDIDQVLNAIDAKGRKYLQTLVRGGATALDGAEGSTNQALERLNPALAQTRRTVEELRSDEPALQRIVASSAAVADTLASNTDDLEQGLESAAVTLRATAAEREALRATIQRAPDFVRRANTTFASTRALLDESQPLLRELRPVAPRLARTLRLAEPLTREATPLLRDVRASLPALTDVLQKSPGFAGRVVPALSELTRTLQGYAPIVTEVRRYAPDLTSGLLTGFGGKAGGYYDANGHYARIAPVLNSAGLPDLLRPVLGGLVDVLGPLLGTGLTVPQTGQTNRCPGGGAQTHPDGSNPNPAGHDGRCDVTQVPLGGSNPVTPAAK; encoded by the coding sequence GTGCGCAAGCTCGTCACACGCATCGCCCTGCTCGCCGCCGCGGTCGCCGTGGTGGCCGCCGCCGTCGTGCTCTACGTCCGACGCGCCGACCCGTACACGGTCACGGCGTACTTCCAGGACGCCGGGCAGGTCGTGAAGGGCAACCAGGTGCGCATCGCCGGCGCCACGATCGGCACCGTGTCCGCGGTCCGCCTCGCGGACGACGGGCAGGCCGCGATCGAGCTGAAGATCCAGGACGGCGACTTCGACCCGCTCCACGAGGGCACCCGCGCGGTGCTGCGCAACTCGGCGCTGGCCAGCGTCGCCGGGCGCATCATCGTGCTCGAGCCCGGGCCGAACGACGCCCCGAAGATCCGCTCGGGCGGCACGATCGCGGCCACCGACACCCGGTCGGCCACCGACATCGACCAGGTCCTCAACGCGATCGACGCGAAGGGCCGCAAGTACCTGCAGACGCTCGTGCGCGGCGGCGCCACCGCGCTCGACGGCGCCGAGGGCTCGACGAACCAGGCGCTCGAGCGCCTCAACCCCGCGCTCGCCCAGACCCGGCGCACGGTGGAGGAGCTGCGCAGCGACGAGCCGGCGCTGCAGCGCATCGTCGCCAGCAGCGCCGCCGTCGCCGACACGCTGGCGAGCAACACGGACGACCTCGAGCAGGGCCTGGAATCGGCCGCCGTGACCCTCCGCGCCACCGCGGCCGAGCGCGAGGCGCTGCGCGCCACGATCCAGCGCGCGCCCGACTTCGTGCGCCGGGCCAACACGACGTTCGCGAGCACCCGGGCGCTGCTCGACGAGTCGCAGCCGCTCCTGCGCGAGCTGCGCCCCGTCGCGCCGCGCCTGGCCCGGACCCTGCGCCTGGCCGAGCCGCTCACCCGCGAGGCCACGCCGCTCCTGCGCGACGTCCGCGCGAGCCTGCCGGCGCTCACCGACGTGCTGCAGAAGTCGCCGGGCTTCGCGGGCCGCGTCGTCCCGGCCCTCAGCGAGCTCACGCGCACGCTGCAGGGCTACGCCCCGATCGTCACCGAGGTGCGCCGCTACGCCCCCGACCTGACGTCCGGCCTGCTCACCGGCTTCGGCGGCAAGGCCGGCGGCTACTACGACGCGAACGGCCACTACGCGCGCATCGCGCCGGTGCTCAACTCCGCCGGCCTGCCCGACCTGCTGCGGCCGGTCCTCGGTGGGCTGGTCGACGTGCTCGGCCCGCTGCTGGGCACCGGCCTGACGGTCCCGCAGACGGGGCAGACGAACCGCTGCCCGGGCGGCGGCGCGCAGACGCACCCCGACGGCTCCAACCCGAACCCGGCGGGCCACGACGGCCGCTGCGACGTCACGCAGGTGCCGCTCGGCGGCAGCAACCCCGTCACGCCGGCGGCGAAGTGA
- a CDS encoding MlaD family protein, translating to MSPRRSRPVRHRTFQQTVRSNVRWGLATILLAVLAAYLAFGGPLPWGGPRQIHVLTRDAGALRAGAATKVRVAGVDVGNVSRIEPLKGKPGVTDITVDLEDDAPAIRQDATVKIRPRLFLEGNFFLDVNPGTPGAKVLADGGAIPPGATTRHVASDEVFSAFDAQTRKNFQGTLKALGQGLDDGGAESLNTLLRVTPPALADVTTVAAAVRGQQDGDLRRLVRETGGVLANLQAHENGLRGTISQGRAVFDTFAAAQLDLRATMRQVDATTRDLMPQLTRIIDGIPEARALVRDARPLVRRLPATLDLANPALNALLVFARSQDVQGLTAELRPTLATLSRITEPLGQVADELRPVGKCLTDNILPVLNGVVPDGKLTTNLKVYEELMDEFAGLGATTANFDSNGPWTRYLLGLGNQLISTNDGGQALEGRADRPITGSTPTPTTTPPLRPDVPCETQSVPSLETTMQPFAGRQRTDTADRGALSELTSTALQGLKSVDQGDTTVRALQQRLTTLLGPAGATDAAPAPAAEARRDDPAKARKARDRRDGDERPKAKKAPARRPSPPKTPAAKTPAARKPAPTTKRDPRKPYVSEREAAQQAGGIGEQPEETP from the coding sequence ATGAGCCCGCGCCGCAGCCGCCCCGTCCGCCACCGCACGTTCCAGCAGACCGTCCGCTCGAACGTCCGCTGGGGCCTGGCCACGATCCTGCTGGCCGTCCTCGCCGCGTACCTGGCGTTCGGCGGCCCCCTGCCGTGGGGCGGGCCCCGCCAGATCCACGTGCTGACGCGCGACGCCGGCGCGCTGCGCGCCGGGGCGGCGACGAAGGTGCGCGTCGCCGGCGTCGACGTCGGCAACGTCAGCCGCATCGAGCCGCTGAAGGGCAAGCCGGGCGTCACCGACATCACCGTCGACCTGGAGGACGACGCGCCGGCGATCCGCCAGGACGCGACGGTGAAGATCCGCCCGCGCCTGTTCCTGGAGGGCAACTTCTTCCTCGACGTCAACCCCGGCACGCCGGGGGCGAAGGTCCTGGCCGACGGCGGCGCGATCCCGCCGGGCGCGACGACGCGGCACGTGGCCTCCGACGAGGTGTTCAGCGCCTTCGACGCGCAGACCCGGAAGAACTTCCAGGGCACGCTCAAGGCGCTCGGCCAGGGCCTGGACGACGGCGGCGCCGAGTCGCTGAACACCCTCCTGCGGGTGACCCCGCCCGCGCTCGCCGACGTCACCACGGTCGCGGCCGCCGTGCGCGGCCAGCAGGACGGCGACCTGCGCCGCCTCGTGCGCGAGACGGGCGGCGTGCTCGCGAACCTGCAGGCGCACGAGAACGGCCTGCGCGGCACGATCAGCCAGGGCCGCGCCGTCTTCGACACGTTCGCCGCCGCCCAGCTGGACCTGCGCGCCACGATGCGTCAGGTCGACGCGACGACGCGCGACCTGATGCCGCAGCTCACGCGCATCATCGACGGCATCCCCGAGGCCCGCGCGCTCGTGCGCGACGCCCGGCCGCTCGTCCGCCGGCTGCCCGCGACCCTCGACCTGGCCAACCCCGCGCTGAACGCGCTGCTCGTCTTCGCCCGCTCCCAGGACGTCCAGGGCCTGACCGCCGAGCTGCGGCCGACCCTCGCGACGCTCAGCCGCATCACCGAGCCGCTCGGCCAGGTCGCGGACGAGCTGCGCCCGGTCGGCAAGTGCCTGACGGACAACATCCTCCCGGTCCTCAACGGCGTCGTCCCCGACGGGAAGCTGACGACGAACCTGAAGGTCTACGAGGAGCTGATGGACGAGTTCGCCGGGCTGGGCGCGACGACGGCCAACTTCGACTCGAACGGCCCCTGGACGCGCTACCTGCTCGGCCTGGGCAACCAGCTCATCTCGACGAACGACGGCGGCCAGGCCCTCGAGGGTCGCGCCGACCGCCCGATCACCGGGTCGACCCCGACGCCGACGACGACGCCGCCGCTGCGGCCCGACGTCCCCTGCGAGACGCAGTCCGTCCCCAGCCTGGAGACGACGATGCAGCCGTTCGCGGGCCGGCAGCGGACCGACACGGCCGACCGGGGCGCCCTGTCGGAGCTGACCTCGACCGCCCTGCAGGGGCTGAAGAGCGTCGACCAGGGCGACACGACCGTCCGCGCGCTGCAGCAGCGCCTGACGACGCTGCTGGGGCCGGCCGGGGCGACCGACGCCGCCCCCGCGCCCGCCGCCGAGGCGCGCCGCGACGACCCGGCGAAGGCCCGCAAGGCCCGGGACCGCCGCGACGGCGACGAGCGGCCGAAGGCGAAGAAGGCGCCCGCGCGTCGCCCGTCCCCGCCGAAGACCCCGGCGGCGAAGACGCCTGCGGCCCGGAAGCCGGCCCCGACGACGAAGCGCGACCCGCGCAAGCCGTACGTCTCCGAGCGCGAGGCCGCCCAGCAGGCCGGCGGCATCGGCGAGCAGCCCGAGGAGACGCCGTGA
- a CDS encoding PfkB family carbohydrate kinase — MTITVVGSIAFDGLETPHGVRERIPGGAAFHFAQAASFFTDVRVVGPVGDDYTDEHMALLATRGTNTDDVERVAGGKTFFWKGKYHDDLNTRDTITTELNVFETFDPKLSQESRDADVLFLANIVPGVQRAVRAQSSPKWAALDSMNLWIDIARDDLVAAIGEVDCLILNDEELQQLTEAPTTYAAAQAVFGWDASPSAIVCKQGSYGAQLFTKDGGGFTVPVFPLDRVVDPTGAGDTFAGGLVGYVAARLAADPSLTVDRDVLASALIHGTATASHNVEDFGSEKLYGLPGSAVQERIERLHELVRLTPAPVDLRA, encoded by the coding sequence ATGACCATCACCGTCGTCGGCTCCATCGCGTTCGATGGCCTCGAGACCCCCCACGGCGTCCGGGAGCGCATCCCGGGCGGCGCCGCCTTCCACTTCGCCCAGGCGGCGTCCTTCTTCACGGACGTGCGCGTCGTGGGACCGGTCGGCGACGACTACACGGACGAGCACATGGCGCTGCTCGCCACCCGCGGCACGAACACGGACGACGTGGAGCGCGTCGCCGGCGGCAAGACCTTCTTCTGGAAGGGCAAGTACCACGACGACCTGAACACGCGCGACACGATCACGACCGAGCTGAACGTCTTCGAGACGTTCGACCCGAAGCTCTCGCAGGAGAGCCGCGACGCCGACGTGCTGTTCCTGGCCAACATCGTCCCGGGCGTGCAGCGCGCCGTGCGGGCGCAGTCGAGCCCGAAGTGGGCGGCGCTCGACTCGATGAACCTGTGGATCGACATCGCCCGCGACGACCTCGTCGCGGCGATCGGCGAGGTCGACTGCCTGATCCTCAACGACGAGGAGCTGCAGCAGCTGACCGAGGCGCCGACGACCTACGCGGCCGCGCAGGCCGTCTTCGGCTGGGACGCGTCGCCGTCGGCGATCGTCTGCAAGCAGGGCTCGTACGGCGCGCAGCTGTTCACGAAGGACGGCGGCGGCTTCACCGTCCCCGTCTTCCCGCTCGACCGGGTCGTCGACCCGACGGGCGCCGGCGACACGTTCGCGGGCGGCCTGGTCGGCTACGTCGCGGCGCGGCTGGCCGCCGACCCGTCGCTGACGGTCGACCGCGACGTCCTCGCGTCCGCGCTCATCCACGGCACCGCGACGGCCTCGCACAACGTCGAGGACTTCGGCTCCGAGAAGCTCTACGGCCTGCCGGGCAGCGCCGTGCAGGAGCGCATCGAGCGCCTGCACGAGCTGGTGCGACTGACCCCCGCGCCGGTCGACCTGCGCGCCTGA
- a CDS encoding MlaD family protein has translation MRAVRQHWKPVAVILFAIVLSLAVAGFILDKQRLPLPWDDTYEVRAEFASAQAVTPGQGQAVAVAGVQVGEITDARIRDGRATVGMRIDRKKLDAVHRGATVMLRPRTGLQDMTIELDPGKRSAPKMREGDTIPAQQSTSQVQVDEVLASLDADTRAYFQQLLQATDRGFTGNAEAFRRVLQIAAPTATETHEVLSVLTQRRQALSSTVTRLGRLSQAIGRHDRAVGDTLDRAATTLRTLAGRDRELKASLAELPGTLRLTQDAVTKTGDLMDEVVPASRALRPALKDVRAALPRLDPLLRELPGRLTPLRTLATEGREPLRQTRTTIETLEPLLGDLSDTAKVLQHVGNILGYDPPGDEKGFSYYLAWFGHNTNSVFSTQDANGPAWRGQLLLSCSSLGGIDALQPVTQLLTGLGVCR, from the coding sequence GTGAGGGCCGTCCGCCAGCACTGGAAGCCGGTCGCGGTGATCCTCTTCGCGATCGTCCTGTCGCTCGCGGTCGCCGGCTTCATCCTGGACAAGCAGCGGCTGCCGCTGCCGTGGGACGACACGTACGAGGTGCGGGCGGAGTTCGCCTCCGCGCAGGCGGTGACGCCCGGGCAGGGGCAGGCCGTGGCCGTGGCCGGCGTGCAGGTCGGCGAGATCACGGACGCGCGCATCCGCGACGGCCGCGCGACCGTGGGCATGCGGATCGACCGCAAGAAGCTGGACGCCGTGCACCGCGGCGCCACCGTCATGCTGCGGCCGCGCACGGGGCTGCAGGACATGACGATCGAGCTCGATCCCGGCAAGCGGTCGGCGCCGAAGATGCGCGAGGGCGACACGATCCCCGCGCAGCAGTCGACGTCGCAGGTGCAGGTCGACGAGGTGCTCGCGTCGCTCGACGCGGACACGCGCGCGTACTTCCAGCAGCTGCTGCAGGCCACCGACCGCGGCTTCACCGGCAACGCCGAGGCGTTCCGCCGCGTGCTCCAGATCGCCGCGCCGACCGCGACGGAGACGCACGAGGTGCTCAGCGTCCTCACGCAGCGGCGCCAGGCCCTCTCGTCGACCGTCACGCGGCTCGGCCGCCTGTCGCAGGCCATCGGCCGCCACGACCGCGCGGTCGGCGACACGCTCGACCGCGCGGCGACGACCCTGCGGACGCTGGCCGGCCGCGACCGCGAGCTGAAGGCGTCGCTCGCCGAGCTGCCCGGGACCCTGCGCCTGACGCAGGACGCGGTGACGAAGACCGGCGACCTGATGGACGAGGTCGTGCCCGCCTCGCGCGCGCTGCGGCCGGCCCTGAAGGACGTGCGGGCCGCGCTGCCGCGGCTCGACCCCTTGCTGCGCGAGCTGCCGGGGCGGCTGACGCCGCTGCGCACCCTCGCCACCGAGGGCCGCGAGCCCCTGCGCCAGACGCGCACCACGATCGAGACGCTGGAGCCGCTGCTCGGCGACCTGAGCGACACCGCGAAGGTGCTGCAGCACGTCGGCAACATCCTGGGCTACGACCCGCCGGGCGACGAGAAGGGCTTCTCGTACTACCTGGCGTGGTTCGGGCACAACACGAACTCCGTCTTCTCCACGCAGGACGCGAACGGCCCCGCGTGGCGCGGGCAGCTGCTGCTCTCGTGCAGCTCGCTCGGCGGCATCGACGCGCTGCAGCCCGTGACGCAGCTCCTGACGGGCCTGGGGGTCTGCCGGTGA
- a CDS encoding MlaD family protein — translation MLALAGGGALAGCGSGDGERAGTVRVDAIFDNASFVGKGQDVRVAGATVGKVAEVSLTPDRKARVSMDVEREFTPFRRDADCTILPQSLIGEKFVECDPGRPDAPALRATKGGAPTVPLSGTHSPVDLDLVVAMLGAPTNARFQLLMNEFGAGISTRGEELDEIIRRANPTLQYAKQTLDVLGRDKAALGRIVEASDEILGELEKREDDLNGTFEASADVLKVTSDYRRELDRAIRDLPPTLDDLKPALESLRDLSRDTTPTLRSLRAAAPSLRELSGDLGPLTDAARPALKSLADAATEAVPILQRSVPELQRIQTATRALAPSTPLLADLLRSLSDNGFPENFSTFVFNTVMATARKDDISHIVPANLILNPCILSGDTPTKGCNARFSAEATGDNRLGAAQARSYQRLVQGRADAERADGDEPAATETTPSPAPTTTTGGAPTAPTAETGR, via the coding sequence GTGCTCGCCCTCGCCGGGGGCGGCGCGCTCGCCGGCTGCGGCAGCGGGGACGGCGAGCGGGCCGGCACCGTCCGCGTCGACGCGATCTTCGACAACGCCTCGTTCGTCGGGAAGGGCCAGGACGTGCGCGTCGCCGGCGCCACCGTCGGCAAGGTCGCCGAGGTGTCGCTCACGCCCGACCGCAAGGCGCGCGTGTCGATGGACGTCGAGCGCGAGTTCACGCCCTTCCGCCGCGACGCCGACTGCACGATCCTGCCGCAGTCGCTCATCGGCGAGAAGTTCGTCGAGTGCGACCCCGGGCGGCCGGACGCGCCGGCGCTGCGGGCGACGAAGGGCGGCGCGCCGACGGTGCCGCTGTCAGGCACCCACAGCCCGGTCGACCTGGACCTGGTCGTCGCGATGCTCGGCGCGCCGACGAACGCGCGCTTCCAGCTGCTGATGAACGAGTTCGGCGCGGGGATCTCGACCCGTGGCGAGGAGCTCGACGAGATCATCCGCCGCGCCAACCCGACGCTGCAGTACGCGAAGCAGACGCTCGACGTGCTCGGCCGCGACAAGGCGGCGCTGGGGCGGATCGTCGAGGCGAGCGACGAGATCCTGGGCGAGCTGGAGAAGCGCGAGGACGACCTGAACGGGACGTTCGAGGCGAGCGCCGACGTCCTGAAGGTCACGTCGGACTACCGCCGCGAGCTGGACCGGGCCATCCGCGACCTGCCGCCGACGCTCGACGACCTGAAGCCGGCGCTCGAGTCGCTGCGCGACCTGAGCCGCGATACGACGCCGACGCTCCGCTCGCTGCGCGCCGCGGCCCCGTCGCTCCGCGAGCTGTCCGGCGACCTGGGGCCGCTCACCGACGCCGCCCGCCCGGCGCTGAAGAGCCTGGCGGACGCCGCGACGGAGGCCGTGCCGATCCTGCAGCGCTCCGTGCCCGAGCTGCAGCGGATCCAGACGGCGACTCGTGCGCTGGCGCCCAGCACGCCGCTGCTCGCGGACCTGCTGCGCAGCCTGAGCGACAACGGGTTCCCCGAGAACTTCTCGACCTTCGTCTTCAACACCGTGATGGCGACCGCCCGCAAGGACGACATCTCGCACATCGTCCCGGCCAACCTCATCCTCAACCCCTGCATCCTGTCCGGCGACACGCCGACGAAGGGCTGCAACGCGCGGTTCTCGGCCGAGGCCACGGGCGACAACCGGCTGGGCGCCGCGCAGGCGCGGTCCTACCAGCGGCTCGTGCAGGGCCGCGCGGACGCCGAGCGGGCGGACGGGGACGAGCCCGCCGCCACCGAGACGACGCCGTCGCCGGCGCCGACGACCACCACCGGCGGCGCCCCGACCGCCCCGACCGCGGAGACCGGCCGATGA
- the dcd gene encoding dCTP deaminase has product MPVLSDATIRQLVADDRLRITPWDDGMVQPASVDLKLGRSFRVFHNHRVTSIDLANPPENLTEQVVCEGDDPFVIHPGEFALGRTEEWVELPDDIVARIEGKSSLGRLGLIVHATAGFCDPGWRGTLTLELANLTRVPILLRPGLPIAQLSFMTLDRPAERPYGHPELGSHYHGQLEATASRYEGGPARVPRADPAR; this is encoded by the coding sequence ATGCCCGTGCTCTCCGACGCGACGATTCGCCAGCTGGTGGCGGACGATCGCCTGCGCATCACCCCGTGGGACGACGGCATGGTGCAGCCCGCGTCCGTGGACCTGAAGCTGGGCCGCTCCTTCCGGGTCTTCCATAACCATCGCGTAACATCGATCGACCTCGCGAACCCGCCCGAGAACCTGACCGAGCAGGTCGTGTGCGAGGGCGACGACCCCTTCGTGATCCACCCCGGCGAGTTCGCGCTCGGGCGCACGGAGGAGTGGGTCGAGCTGCCCGACGACATCGTCGCGCGCATCGAGGGCAAGAGCTCGCTCGGCCGCCTGGGTCTGATCGTGCACGCGACCGCGGGCTTCTGCGACCCGGGCTGGCGCGGCACGCTGACGCTCGAGCTGGCCAACCTGACGCGCGTGCCGATCCTGCTGCGTCCCGGCCTGCCGATCGCGCAGCTCTCGTTCATGACGCTCGACCGGCCCGCCGAGCGCCCGTACGGCCACCCCGAGCTGGGCAGCCACTACCACGGGCAGCTCGAGGCCACCGCGTCGCGGTACGAGGGCGGACCGGCCCGCGTGCCCCGCGCCGATCCGGCCCGCTGA